In Setaria italica strain Yugu1 chromosome I, Setaria_italica_v2.0, whole genome shotgun sequence, the genomic window CAGGAGCAAGCTGGATGTTGGCATCGATGAACTCATCTGAGGATCCCTACAGAAGTAAGCAGGATGATCAGAAACAGTAGTAGGCCAAGTACCATACATATGTAATACAGTAATAGCAGAAATCGACCTGGTCTTTTCTGGAAAAAAAGAAGTGACAAAGGCTAGCAAAAAATCAGTATTGTTGATAAAAAATAAACTCTCCCAAATCAGAAATGCATACTTCAACATTGTAGTATACAGATTACAGAggtatcattccctgcatcaatCGTATGCATCTCTAATTCGATATAATCAATCATCGTACGTCAGAAGTACAAAGTTCAGTGTGGCAACAATTGGTGCCAAAACTAGTAAGAAGAGATGACGCAGAATGAGCATATTGTGATGAGTAGGTGTACCTTGTAAGAAGAGATGCTGCTTGGCAGAGGCCTTGACATCGTCAAAATTCAGAAGCAGAGCCACCCACGAACAAGGCGTGAACCAGCAAGGAAACGAGCGATGATGAGAAGATAATGCGGGCACGGGGACAGCGACGCAGCAAAACGAAGAGCGGCGAGCTGGGAACTCGATCTCGAGGCGGGTCTTGCCGTCGTCGATGGCGCAGGCGAGGGAGCGCGCGGCGTCGGAGACGAGCACGTCGTAGGAGCGCGGCTTGTACACGGACACCCCGGCCCTGAGCGCCTCCACGTCCCCCATGCCGGTCCCCGTCCCCGCCTCAGCGCGTGGGGAGACGgccaggcggcggggccggagccgcgaggaggtggccggcaGTCGGGGCGGAGAGGGAAAGGAGAAGGGCACGCGCGGCAGGCGGAAGTGCCGGGCGCAGAGAGCCGTGGGCGCCGGGGCGGCCATGGCTGTGCGATCCAGCAGCGTCGAGGAGGAAGATAGCAGACGACAACACAGCCACACGCTGGCGCGAGGCCAATCGAAGCTACTGTCTTCGGCAGGTGGGGCCGAGTCATTGCAAATGAAGCAAAAGTCTCGTGCCTCCCGAGTGCGAAGAGAGCATGAGCTACACCCCCACTTCTGTCCTCGACTCAATGCATTCGCGGCAAGCCGGCGAGACGATTGGATTCCTTTTGCATCGATGCTTGCGCCAATAGAAACAAGCACTTTCTTACAAcgtaggggctgtttggatacgaggtgctaaactttaacagtgtcacatcggatgttcggatgctaattaggaggactaaacatgatctaattataaaactaattgcagaaccttgtgctaatttgtgagacgaatctattaagcctaattaatccatcattagcaaatggttactgtagcaccacattgtcaaatcatggactaattaggcttaatagattcgtctcgcgaattatactccatctgtgcaattagttttgtaattagcttatgtttagtactcctaattagcatccaaacatccgatgtgacaggtgttaaattttaatagggtgttcccaaacacccccgtagtACAAACATCAGGATTTTCTTAACTAGCATCGTCAAGCCCACGTCAGTGGGTGTCACCTCCTCTGCAAGCAGCACAAAGTAAAGTAAAGCAATATAAGTGGGCGTCACCTCCTCTGCACGCAACACAAAGTAAAGTAAAGCAATGTAAACAAATACATTAGAGTATGCATAACAAAATTGACTGTTTCACCTGCTACCTACCACCTATGCACTAACCACATCACACCACCAATCGTAAGGGTGCCCCGGATGATGCTCCCCACCACGATCCCAGCCAACATCCCACCAGACATCCAGCAGGCCGCTGCGTCTCGAGCAGCGGAGGGCTAGGCGGTGGCGGCTGGCGGGGCGGAGGAGTTGGGGATGATGGCagtggagggggaggaggggtatcAGCCGGCGGTTGCAACTGCCTCCTTGCGGCTCCCGCACGTGCCGTAAAGCATCCACACCGAGTCGATGCTGAGGTTGGCTTCGGCGAAGGCGCTGTACTCACCGACGTTGTAGAGAcagccgcggtctgggttgtcTACAGTGTCCAGCAACGCCAAGCAGTAGCCTGGAGGAGGAACGGTTGTTAAGAATGTATACTGCTCCGCCACCCTCGCCGCAAGAGTAGAGCTGTTGCATTTTGGCGCCATTCCTACCCATGCATGTCATTACCATTTTCATTAATTAGATAGATGCGTTGTGTTTATGGGTAACAGTTAACTCAAATGAAACCAACTAAATGTAGACCCACTACTCTAGCTACTTTCATTGGTCCATGGCAAAAAGAATAAACTACTACTATTGTAATGAACAATTACATACCGATCCTACACATTCCATCTTGTTTATTGGTCAGGAATGGAAACAATTGCATACCTCTTTTTGGTGTCCTAGCCACTGACGCCACGATGTCGCTGGGCCGGCACGGGGTACGGGTTGGGAGCTCGTAGCTGTTGCAGAGTCAGACACAAATAAATATATGATCCAACAAGTCTTTTGTTGCATGCAGCTAGTTCAATGCAGTGCGTGCAGGGGTGagtgttgaaatatgcaatgcatacttggaaTATTCTAGAAGATTATGAAGATCTCAAGAAACTAACTTTACCATatataaggataagatcatggtaAGATAAGAACgttctagaaaattggagagaatgcatgagccataattgtcatgcttcatggtgaagtgtagaatgCTCTAGAACAAGATAgtttagcatggtagaaatataacaaactagataaggatgaggagggttctagagttaggatattttgtattgaAGAGTGTAAAAACTGCCACATGGCAACatcacaatgatcatgagcacctataaatagaggtgctcccctccctcctagccGATTTCTTAACAGTGAGCGATGCCAATTATTAGCATATACATGCGGAACGTAGTATAATTAATAAAGACTAGATAGTTAGCTGAGAGAGACGACCTACCAAAAGCCTTTGGCTTATGACTATATTTGTATTAAAAGGCTCAAGTTTAACACCAACTCAACCAAACAAGAGAGTTAATcggtgggctaaactttagttaaacCCAAAAATTGTAAAAGAATTAGCTAGGATAAACTAAATGTAAAAGCATTAGCTAGGATAAACTTTAGTTAAGCCAAAAAAGATGTAAAAGTATTATTTAGGATAAACTTTAGTCAAATACATATTTGGTCAGATATATGCATCATTTTGACAAGATGTGGTAAGAGGAATAAAATAAGGATAGACATTCCAATGGAAGTTCGAAACCATAGACATTCCAACAGAGACCAACAGAGACCATAAGCATAGCAGTTCTAACTACCACCTGCATCACTACTACTACCAATTAGGGGGTCCATTCCTACATAAACATAGCAACTCAAACTACCACCTGCATCACTACTACTACCAATTAGGGGGTCCAGTCATAGGGTTCTGACTTTACATGTAGTCTCACACCAAAGAGTATGACTTTACATGTAGTCTCACACCAAATAGTATCCAGTAGAATGCCAAAAAGCTAGCGAGGCACTCTACCACTTAAGTCTTGCTAACTGCACTCCTCAGCCACCATCTCTGTCCTACAAAAACAAAGAGTGCAGATCAGTACACAGCATAGGAATTGGACAGCTCATAATCACAGCAGAGGTTACCTAGGAGAACATTCAGAACAAGTCATCCAACATCTTCGGATCATATCCCATCCGGTAAAGATTAATCTGAATTTCCGCTACAACTCAAGGAAACTTCACTCTAGTGATGATCTCAATACTGATGGCAGAGAAATCGTACATCATCTGATTCCAAGTACCATAAATAGCTGCTATGGCTTCCATACGATGTGCCAACCGATTCCTCAGGAAATTCAGAAGTTTGTGACCATTGATCACATCAATCTCAAACTGTGTGAGCATAAGAGAATTCTGACTTGTCAAACTAACAGCTTGGAGAGCAGCAAGTTGAGGACCTGTGACATGATGCTGATTCTGGGAGTTGTATGGGACCTCATAATTCAAGTCTAAATTGAAGTTATAGGTCTCAGTAAGAAGGTCACTTTCTTGAACCCCAACTCTCCAATCATTGCCAAAACTAGCAACAACTGCAACACAGATGGCTTGATACTCTGGATCAACAATCTTGGATGAAGAGAAATCATGCAACTCCTTGAATAAGTGAGGGTAAGAGACCATAGGAATAAGAGCAGATGTATTGGAAAAATTGCACGGTCCTCCAACCTATTCCTCATCAACCAGAGCAGATGATCCATATCTGTTGGTAGCCAAAGCCTCCCACGAAcattaaataattttaaaatcaAATTCGCTACTGCCTTGTAATTAAGTCGTAGACGGGCATTAATTGCTGCATCATCCAAATCTTGCCTTGTGAGAATATGGACGCGTCTCAGCTTTACCTTCCCTGAGGGATACACGCGAACTTTGCCTTCAGTGAGAAGATCAACACAACCTCCTTCCAGCTCAATCtttctcaaagtcttgatcaaaaATCTTGAAAACCTTCTTAGTGATCTCAGAAGCAAGATAATAAGATCTGTAACTATGCTCACTAGGTAGAGTTGGAATACCGTCTGTTGTTGAATTAAAATTCACTTCCGAGACCATCTTATTGTTCCTTTTGAAATGATCCCAAGTGACGCTCCTGTGAGAAAAACAGCACGGGTCCCATTGGGTGATGGATCTAGAATATACTCATCATACACAAGGTATGACTTTgctgtaaaaaaaataaaaaccagATTAAATTGATTGTCATATAATTGACAAAGATGGTAAATTAACAAAAACAATAGAAAAAATAAGGAATATATAAAACTATATCCTAATTAATTGAATGGAAAAATAAGAAGGCACACAAGAAATTACTACCTGGTCCAGGAGGTACTTGAGCCATGGGGCAAGCTTTGAAGGTGAGTCCACGAAACACTGCAAAAATATTTGCAAAGTCAATCTACTGATAAAACAAAACGTAGCTGAGCCTAGATATCTAAACTTCCTTGTCCTAACACATCTACAATAGCATTATAACCCTAAAGGTAGCCATGCTCATTGGGTTGTAACCTAAGCTGTAACCTCACCAACCCATTcataaagaaaacaaatataACACCCTCCAGTTCAAACCTCGATCACCAAACACCGTACCACCCCTAAACTAATtataaatatgagctaattataaaactaattacacagatggaggcaaattcgtgagatgaatctattaagcctaattaatccatcattagcacatgtttactgtagcatcacattatcaaatcatggactaattaggcttaatagattcgtctcgcaaattagcctccatctgtgtaattgattttgtaattagtctatgtttaatactcctaattagtatctaaacattcgatgtgacagtatTTAAAGAACCAAAATG contains:
- the LOC101765439 gene encoding protein LOW PSII ACCUMULATION 3, chloroplastic isoform X1, producing MAAPAPTALCARHFRLPRVPFSFPSPPRLPATSSRLRPRRLAVSPRAEAGTGTGMGDVEALRAGVSVYKPRSYDVLVSDAARSLACAIDDGKTRLEIEFPARRSSFCCVAVPVPALSSHHRSFPCWFTPCSWVALLLNFDDVKASAKQHLFLQDEFIDANIQLAPVVARKLKELKRTRSCIVSSSFIRHH
- the LOC101765439 gene encoding protein LOW PSII ACCUMULATION 3, chloroplastic isoform X2, whose amino-acid sequence is MAAPAPTALCARHFRLPRVPFSFPSPPRLPATSSRLRPRRLAVSPRAEAGTGTGMGDVEALRAGVSVYKPRSYDVLVSDAARSLACAIDDGKTRLEIEFPARRSSFCCVAVPVPALSSHHRSFPCWFTPCSWVALLLNFDDVKASAKQHLFLQGILR